ACTGCCTCGACGCCCTGGCAGCCCCGGGGGTGGCCGAGCGGTTGGTGGTGGCGGCCCCGGCAGACGCGGCGGTGCAGGCCGAGGCCGAGGCCTGCGGGGCGCGGGTGGTGATGCGCCTTCCGGGTGAGACCCCGGACATGGCGGGCTCGGTGCGGTCGGGGTTCCGGGCCGCCGCCGCGGCCGCCGCCGGGTTTCTCGTCCTGCCGGCGGATCACCCCCTGGTCCGCCGCCAGACGGTGGCCGCCCTGGCCGCGGCCTTCCAGGCGGCCCCCTCGGCCATCCTTCTCCCCCGGTACCGGGGCCGCCGGGGCCACCCCGCCCTCTTTCCACGGGCGGTG
This genomic interval from Dissulfurirhabdus thermomarina contains the following:
- a CDS encoding nucleotidyltransferase family protein, whose translation is MPPVISALVPAAGASRRMGRPKLLLPLGDRTVLGYCLDALAAPGVAERLVVAAPADAAVQAEAEACGARVVMRLPGETPDMAGSVRSGFRAAAAAAAGFLVLPADHPLVRRQTVAALAAAFQAAPSAILLPRYRGRRGHPALFPRAVLETLAPGLTLRDLLRRHAALVREVPVTDPGIFLDIDTPADYRRCLGLAALEEG